Proteins encoded together in one Chitinophaga sp. LS1 window:
- a CDS encoding DUF4365 domain-containing protein, which yields MADISKFKAAGFAKNNDIEEASIAKLRDILDKKHVKAELQSNDKWPNTDGYLTLTNEDDIQIGKLEVQVKTLPDEKVDRPVYQCSRELLAYAYESNSLPVLLIVVNANTETAYWLHLSRPFVAEIAAAMEGKTVSVAFSISNRITRNNKEYVAQWQEICKDHQHKLIHFADTKAELEDVTRKLAALRDELDYDQNAIVHEAIRLHTFITKYNELLNGEFETIKQVQFPGYVRVGVAYTNYEPGSVEYILYPVAIGDADALVKRLPKGVEFEGEFRLHGYLSKNPFAEDPVRFAATSIIELAMRTIKKPLIELVNETLAEECLIKIIDYIHDLAGFPLKKQYNLDTMLTRLHILFPLVYELISDKSTEGYNFMLNTNVISTLVHAENVHWHFAKAVRMYRKGNLPARNIVFDDMWGVNGDYLKASIRFLQGGSQRNIRRPYDDVDFTGNPAYKLFNLEDFTADQLTRMVTAIYKRVPDLFDEYIAVFFPPLSGKVKFFDELSLLIINVTTGVHAGVEVFNFASDAMKEPKIASFTNGVNSPVTWSTQAEAFEKGIVFEGNVYKLKHSRQSALVRLWEGLILKNILQDYVVKRLEKYFENLLKEMV from the coding sequence ATGGCAGACATATCAAAATTTAAAGCGGCTGGATTTGCCAAGAACAACGACATTGAGGAAGCTTCAATAGCGAAACTTAGAGATATTCTTGACAAGAAGCATGTCAAAGCAGAATTGCAATCAAACGATAAGTGGCCCAATACAGACGGCTACCTTACACTAACTAATGAAGATGATATTCAGATAGGCAAGCTAGAGGTACAGGTCAAGACGCTCCCCGATGAGAAGGTAGACAGGCCGGTATATCAATGTAGCCGGGAGTTGCTCGCTTATGCCTATGAGAGCAATAGCCTTCCTGTATTATTAATTGTTGTAAACGCGAATACCGAAACGGCATACTGGCTTCATTTAAGTCGGCCTTTTGTAGCCGAGATAGCAGCAGCAATGGAAGGAAAAACTGTCTCTGTGGCATTTTCAATTAGCAATCGCATAACAAGAAACAATAAGGAATATGTAGCACAATGGCAAGAAATCTGCAAAGATCATCAACATAAGCTTATTCATTTTGCCGATACAAAAGCCGAACTGGAAGATGTTACCCGAAAACTTGCTGCACTGCGAGACGAACTTGACTACGATCAGAACGCTATCGTCCATGAGGCAATCAGGCTTCATACATTCATCACGAAATATAATGAGCTACTGAATGGAGAATTTGAGACAATAAAACAGGTACAATTTCCCGGTTATGTACGAGTGGGTGTTGCTTATACGAATTATGAACCAGGCAGCGTGGAATATATATTGTATCCAGTTGCTATAGGCGATGCCGATGCATTGGTAAAAAGATTACCGAAAGGTGTTGAATTTGAAGGGGAATTCCGGTTACATGGATACTTGAGTAAGAATCCATTCGCGGAAGATCCAGTTAGATTCGCCGCAACAAGCATCATAGAGTTAGCCATGAGAACGATTAAGAAGCCATTGATCGAGCTGGTTAATGAAACGTTGGCTGAAGAATGCCTTATCAAAATCATCGATTACATACATGACCTTGCTGGTTTTCCATTAAAGAAACAGTATAACCTGGATACTATGCTAACGCGTTTGCACATTCTTTTTCCGCTGGTCTATGAACTGATTTCCGATAAGTCTACTGAAGGATATAACTTCATGTTGAATACTAATGTGATTTCGACTTTAGTGCATGCGGAAAATGTACATTGGCATTTTGCAAAGGCGGTACGCATGTACCGAAAAGGAAATCTGCCGGCCCGTAATATCGTATTTGACGATATGTGGGGTGTCAACGGGGATTATCTTAAAGCAAGTATTCGGTTCCTACAAGGCGGGAGCCAGCGTAACATCAGGCGCCCTTACGATGATGTGGATTTTACGGGCAATCCTGCATATAAATTATTTAACCTGGAAGATTTCACGGCTGATCAGCTCACAAGAATGGTAACTGCAATCTATAAACGTGTACCTGATTTGTTTGATGAATATATCGCAGTTTTTTTCCCTCCACTTAGTGGAAAAGTAAAATTTTTTGATGAGTTAAGCCTGTTGATCATAAATGTTACAACTGGTGTGCATGCGGGAGTTGAAGTTTTCAATTTTGCATCCGACGCAATGAAAGAACCCAAGATTGCCTCGTTTACAAATGGAGTAAATAGTCCGGTTACTTGGAGTACACAGGCGGAGGCTTTTGAAAAAGGTATCGTTTTCGAAGGAAATGTTTACAAGCTCAAGCATAGCCGACAATCAGCGCTTGTCCGGTTGTGGGAAGGTTTAATTTTAAAAAATATATTACAGGATTACGTTGTTAAGCGACTGGAAAAGTATTTTGAGAATCTTTTAAAAGAGATGGTTTAA
- a CDS encoding IS1595 family transposase — MFKGVTIESFQRHFPDEESCLQYLAELKWQQGFRCKKCGGEMWWKGKRWLDRRCQACNYNESPTAGTLFHKVKFSLLTAFQICFRLSVSKKGMSSCEISREYGIRQTSAWYFKRKVQEGMQSSEQFPLQGRVEVDEFVIGGKEEGNQGRAKGDRKIILIAVEKVCRNRKTGRAYAQCIEDYSSTSFQPFMEKHIDKKSRVVTDGWAAYAPLKNIFPRLEQVESGNGKNFPHLHTHIMNFKGWLRGIHHRVSENHMQAYLNEFHFRFNRRNHLGSIMHKLLSRMVAAAPLFLTLRELNG, encoded by the coding sequence ATGTTTAAGGGCGTCACAATTGAAAGTTTTCAAAGACATTTTCCAGATGAAGAATCGTGTTTACAATACCTTGCAGAGTTGAAGTGGCAGCAAGGGTTTCGTTGTAAGAAGTGTGGTGGAGAAATGTGGTGGAAAGGTAAAAGGTGGCTTGATAGACGTTGTCAGGCTTGCAATTATAATGAGTCTCCCACAGCAGGGACATTGTTTCATAAAGTAAAATTCAGTTTGCTGACAGCTTTTCAGATTTGTTTCCGTTTGAGTGTAAGTAAAAAGGGGATGTCAAGTTGCGAAATAAGCAGGGAATATGGCATCCGTCAAACAAGTGCCTGGTATTTTAAGCGCAAAGTGCAGGAGGGCATGCAAAGTAGTGAACAGTTTCCATTACAAGGTCGTGTAGAGGTAGATGAATTTGTGATTGGTGGCAAGGAAGAAGGGAATCAAGGTCGGGCTAAAGGAGATCGAAAAATTATCCTGATAGCAGTTGAAAAAGTATGCCGAAATAGAAAGACTGGCAGAGCGTATGCCCAATGCATAGAGGATTACAGCTCTACATCGTTTCAGCCATTTATGGAAAAACACATCGATAAAAAATCACGGGTAGTGACAGATGGCTGGGCAGCTTATGCTCCTCTAAAGAATATATTTCCACGATTGGAGCAGGTAGAATCCGGTAATGGCAAAAATTTCCCTCATTTACATACTCATATCATGAATTTTAAAGGTTGGTTAAGAGGCATTCATCATCGTGTTTCTGAGAATCATATGCAGGCATACTTAAATGAATTTCATTTCCGATTTAACAGAAGAAATCATTTGGGCAGTATAATGCACAAACTTTTATCCAGGATGGTTGCTGCTGCTCCTTTATTTTTAACTTTACGAGAGCTAAATGGGTAA